The following proteins are co-located in the Candidatus Krumholzibacteriia bacterium genome:
- a CDS encoding Glu/Leu/Phe/Val dehydrogenase, with protein MAYKPYNSFEVAQSQFDTIAETIGLDDGTRQLLRNPLREFSFAIPVRMDDGTVKVFRGFRVQHNDARGPCKGGIRFHPLETLDTVRALAMWMTWKCAIADIPLGGAKGGVVCDPHNLSMMEQERVCRGWVRQLAQNLGPAIDIPAPDVMTNAQHMLWILDEFEHIHGQRLPGTITGKPVGMGGSLGRSEATGYGVIFTLREALKQLDINIKNTTASVQGFGNVGQFAVRLYQMLGGTVTCVSSWDQADQTSYAFHRKGGVDVDELLAVTDRYGGIDKAKARDLGYELMPGDKWIAQEVDILIPAALENQITGENVREISRSVRFIAEGANGPTTPEADAHIDERKIFLIPDFLANAGGVVCSYFEQVQSNMNYYWPKDDVLGRLDLKMTSAFATVSELAQKKDVPMRSAAYMIAIDRVARACRDRGWV; from the coding sequence GTGGCATACAAACCATACAACTCATTTGAAGTAGCCCAGTCTCAATTCGACACCATCGCCGAGACCATCGGTCTGGACGACGGAACCCGGCAGTTGCTCCGCAACCCCCTGCGCGAGTTTTCCTTTGCCATCCCGGTGCGCATGGACGACGGCACCGTGAAGGTCTTCCGCGGCTTCCGCGTGCAGCACAACGACGCGCGTGGCCCGTGCAAGGGCGGCATTCGTTTCCACCCGCTCGAGACGCTGGACACCGTGCGCGCACTCGCCATGTGGATGACGTGGAAGTGCGCCATCGCCGACATCCCCCTGGGCGGTGCCAAAGGCGGCGTGGTGTGCGACCCGCACAACCTGAGCATGATGGAGCAGGAACGCGTGTGCCGCGGGTGGGTGCGCCAGCTCGCGCAGAACCTCGGCCCCGCCATCGACATTCCCGCGCCGGACGTCATGACCAACGCCCAGCATATGCTGTGGATCCTGGACGAGTTCGAACACATCCACGGCCAGCGGCTGCCGGGGACCATCACCGGCAAGCCGGTCGGCATGGGCGGCTCGCTGGGCCGCTCGGAGGCGACGGGCTACGGCGTCATCTTCACGCTGCGCGAGGCGCTCAAGCAGCTGGACATCAATATCAAGAACACCACCGCCAGCGTGCAGGGCTTCGGCAACGTGGGGCAGTTTGCCGTGCGGCTCTACCAGATGCTGGGCGGCACCGTGACCTGCGTGTCGTCGTGGGACCAGGCCGACCAGACCTCGTACGCGTTCCATCGCAAGGGCGGCGTGGACGTGGACGAACTGCTGGCCGTCACCGATCGCTACGGCGGGATCGACAAGGCGAAGGCGCGCGACCTCGGCTACGAGCTCATGCCCGGCGACAAGTGGATCGCGCAGGAGGTCGACATTCTGATCCCCGCCGCGCTGGAGAACCAGATTACGGGTGAGAACGTGCGCGAGATTTCGCGCTCCGTAAGATTCATCGCGGAGGGCGCCAACGGCCCCACCACGCCGGAAGCGGACGCGCACATCGACGAGAGGAAGATCTTCCTCATCCCGGATTTCCTGGCCAACGCCGGCGGGGTGGTGTGCAGCTACTTCGAGCAGGTGCAGAGCAACATGAACTACTACTGGCCCAAGGACGACGTGCTGGGCCGTCTCGATCTCAAGATGACCTCCGCCTTCGCCACCGTGAGCGAACTGGCGCAGAAGAAGGACGTGCCCATGCGCAGCGCCGCGTACATGATCGCGATCGACCGGGTTGCGAGGGCCTGCCGGGACCGAGGCTGGGTATAG
- a CDS encoding PEP/pyruvate-binding domain-containing protein, with product MTKDRASDIPRFGRAFFTSGESFSRIGDGELGGKAEGLVSIRTELASAGHAAVSVDIPTSAVLATDVFDHFIARNGLAEVACSDAADDRIALAFQKGDLPVEVVGDLRALIEDVHSPLAIRSSSLLEDAMFRPFAGVYQTKMIPNNQSDPDERFHRLVEAIKFVYASVYSKGAKGYIRAAGRTVTDEKMAVIIQEVVGERHFDRYYPHLSGVGRSYNFYPTGGAAPREGVVNLALGLGKTIVDGGISWPYSPAHPAAPPPFASVSDQMKNTQLEFWAVNMGDVREYDPTAETEYLINADLRAAALDDTLRFVASTYDAERGRLVAGIGVDGPRVLNFSPLLEMGEFGLSDAIRSLLALCEQSVGAPVEIEFAATFPDNRNDRARLALLQVRPMVVSDETVTIDDTEFEAPDLLLASPRVMGNGSENTICDVVYVKPERFEARSTRVIAAELEQLNRTLMDDERRYLLIGFGRWGSVDPWLGIPVNWGDIASAKVIVEATLPDMNVEPSQGSHFFHNITSFEVSYFTVHHEKKPGIDWDWLNALPVVTETEHLRHVRCDSPLRVKVDGRSGRGVIRHA from the coding sequence ATGACGAAGGACCGCGCGAGCGACATCCCCCGCTTCGGCAGAGCCTTCTTCACGTCGGGGGAGTCGTTCTCCCGGATCGGTGACGGGGAGCTGGGCGGCAAGGCGGAGGGGCTCGTTTCCATCCGGACGGAACTCGCCTCCGCCGGCCACGCCGCCGTCTCCGTCGACATTCCCACCTCCGCCGTTCTCGCCACCGACGTCTTCGATCATTTCATCGCGAGAAACGGCCTCGCCGAAGTCGCCTGCTCCGATGCGGCCGACGACCGCATCGCACTGGCCTTCCAGAAGGGAGACCTGCCGGTGGAGGTGGTCGGCGATCTGCGCGCACTCATCGAAGACGTGCATTCACCGCTCGCCATCCGCTCGTCCAGCCTCCTCGAGGACGCGATGTTTCGCCCCTTCGCCGGCGTCTACCAGACCAAGATGATTCCCAACAACCAGTCTGACCCCGACGAGCGCTTCCACCGCCTGGTGGAGGCAATCAAGTTCGTTTATGCGTCGGTCTACTCGAAGGGTGCGAAGGGCTACATTCGCGCCGCGGGCCGCACGGTGACCGACGAGAAGATGGCGGTGATCATCCAGGAGGTGGTGGGCGAACGGCACTTCGACCGCTACTACCCGCACCTGTCCGGGGTGGGGCGATCGTACAACTTCTATCCGACGGGTGGCGCCGCGCCGCGGGAAGGCGTCGTGAACCTGGCGCTCGGCCTGGGCAAGACCATCGTGGACGGCGGCATCTCGTGGCCGTATTCGCCCGCGCATCCTGCCGCGCCGCCGCCGTTTGCGTCGGTGTCCGACCAGATGAAGAACACGCAGCTCGAGTTCTGGGCCGTGAACATGGGAGATGTGCGCGAGTACGATCCCACCGCGGAGACGGAATACCTGATCAATGCAGATCTGCGGGCGGCGGCGCTGGACGACACGCTGCGTTTCGTCGCGTCCACCTACGACGCCGAGCGGGGGCGGCTGGTGGCGGGCATCGGCGTGGATGGACCCCGCGTTCTCAATTTCTCGCCGCTGCTCGAGATGGGAGAATTCGGACTCAGCGACGCAATTCGTTCTCTGCTCGCTCTGTGCGAGCAATCGGTGGGCGCGCCGGTGGAGATAGAGTTCGCCGCGACGTTTCCCGACAATCGCAACGATCGCGCGCGCCTGGCGCTGCTGCAGGTGCGGCCCATGGTGGTGTCCGACGAGACCGTTACCATCGATGATACGGAATTCGAAGCGCCCGACCTGCTGCTGGCGTCACCGCGGGTGATGGGGAACGGCAGCGAGAACACCATCTGCGACGTCGTCTATGTCAAACCCGAGCGCTTCGAGGCGCGCTCCACCCGGGTCATTGCCGCCGAACTGGAGCAACTGAACCGGACGCTCATGGACGACGAGCGGCGTTACCTCCTGATCGGCTTTGGACGCTGGGGCAGTGTTGACCCGTGGCTGGGGATTCCCGTGAACTGGGGCGATATCGCCAGCGCGAAGGTGATCGTGGAAGCCACCCTTCCGGACATGAACGTCGAGCCCAGCCAGGGGTCGCATTTCTTCCACAACATCACCAGCTTTGAGGTAAGCTATTTCACCGTGCACCATGAGAAAAAGCCCGGTATCGACTGGGACTGGTTGAACGCCCTGCCCGTGGTGACCGAGACGGAACACCTGCGACACGTCCGCTGCGACTCGCCGCTGCGCGTCAAGGTGGACGGAAGGAGCGGCCGCGGCGTCATCCGGCACGCCTGA